DNA sequence from the Cyprinus carpio isolate SPL01 chromosome B13, ASM1834038v1, whole genome shotgun sequence genome:
ATGTAATCCATCACAAGTGCATGGATGATGAAGTATTGAGCCCATTGTTTCCACAAATGCCACCCTGCATTGGACGTCGTGCCCAAGAAAGAAGTCGGGGTCCAGATGACTTAGCCATTCACTGGTCGTTTCATGCGCAGATTCCTTTTCCCCAAAACATTTGGAGAGGTAACTGCTAAATATCTGCCTGTGAAAAGTAAAGAGTTGGCTATTTAGCTTTAGTAATTTAGCTGATTTGTGGCGGATTTGTGTGAATTTGTACCTTCTCATTCATACATTCTGACCAATTGACTACTTTTTTGGTAGACTACTTAAATTTACTAGTGTAGTGCTTATCACAACAGTGACTGTTCCAATGCAGCAGTGAAAGCAAGATGCATATTAACATATTAAGTCATATTAATGTCTGATTCTGTTTTATTCGATCCCTAAAATTGcctaaacaactaccttactgactattaatCAGCAGcaatttaagtatttattgaGGCATAAGTTGTAGTTAACAGTTGAAAATGTACGCACAAATGCAGCCCAATAAAACCCTGACCTATAACTGGTTGATAGAAAtgatgatctataaacatttccTGTTGTAAAACATTTTGTCAATGCTTTGCCTTCAATGTTGAGGGCTAACCTGCACAATGTATCTTCAGAGCAGCTGTCCAGTGCCTCCAGGCAGGTCCAGGGTGTCTGCGACTGCTCACTTGTACAGGATCCAGAGTGTAGAGAGGCTTTCATCTGCTGGCATTCCTGGTCTTCTCTATCACAGTCACAGAACACCAGTTTCTCAGCCACATTGTGAGGAAGAGCTGAGTAGAACTGCCTCAATGCCTCTCTGCACTGACTTGGGTTGCATTGGTAGGCATTGCATTCCTGGACAAATGGCACCATTCGGCTGTTACAGGATTTATCCCCAAGACAAGCCACTACTTCTTCAAGACAGGATTGGTTGGTGCGGTGTACTGGATTGAGGGAATGAGAGTGTACAATGAGGAAAACACAGCATGTATGCAGTTATGAGTTTCCAAAAGGCTTTGGTGCACAATGTACAGACCAAGGACATACCATGTTCTTTGTGATCGCTAGCTTGCCATTCTGCCTCAAGTTGCTTGTTTTTTGGAGCTGGAAAACAataaagtaatagtaataatagtaataaaagtaatagtTTAATTCTGTTTGGCATTTACGTTGCCTCATGTCTTTGCAAACTTGTATGTAAGTCCTTATGCACTGATAATCTTTCCTTTTGCCAAAACTCAGGATCAGAAACTCAGGGGTGGGGGCAAAAATCAGGACCGTCTCAGGACTATTTTGCAATGTGCCACAGTTATGAAAAACGTAGTTTGACTCGTGACATGCAATCAGTTACTACATACACAAACCACATTAGTAAACATAagccaaacaaattaaaaatcccATTTGCAATAGTACTCTTAAAGTGGAAGACTATGTCATCGAAATTGCATAGCATAACTGCTCAATGTGGACAAAAAGGcattaagaaattataaaaattaacagTATCAGTTTCACCAAAAGTGTAAATtctgtgaagtaaaaaaaaaaaaattatcatgtaaTTCCAAAAAAATCCAACTTTGGTTAAACTttgaaacataaattaaaatatctgttaTGAAATCTGCAAGGTTTCTGTCACCCAAAAATAGTAGATCCAAATGGCATCCTAAAATGAATATGAATCCAAATGAATCTgccagtttaatccaagtcttgtgaagagatgGTACAATTTGATCACTTTatgtgatgaacagatttaatttaggctttcaATTAGATTTCAGCAAAGAtcgacacacatacacacacacacacacacacacacatagagcacATCACATCTGGTAAACATGGAAGTTCAAACATGGTTGCGTGAAGAACCAAAGAGGTTTATTCAAGCATGTAACACACCAGCTTCCATGTCTGCCATATGTGATgccctgtatgtatgtatattaatatgtaaatgaaaGTCTAAATTACATCTGTCAATCATATAAAGTGAATGTTACtctttattacttttactttttttttttttttgaatcttcTGTGTTGTGGTTGAATGTcttttcagtggagggacagaaacttcTTGGGTTTCAGTAAAAGGTTCAGTTTTGAAGATTATCtgaagtcttataggtttggaacatcatTAGGTTGAGTAAAAGATGTCAGAATTTTcctgtttttgggtgaactatcccttttaagtaTGTTACTGTACGtgcaatttttgtttaatttacaagCAAACTGAGGGCCGAATCAAAAGTGGTAACTGACAGCATGTCATAGATATAGAACCtagcttgtttttcatatttgCATTATTGATATTGCGGTATTGAATGTGTGTGGCATACCCCAGTGATGCTGGCACTGAGAGTACAGCTGCTGTAGAGTGCTGCATGGATCCGGtccagaacacacacactgtcccaATGCAGACGAGCGGCTGAACATCATCTGAAGAGTGGTGTTACAGACCTTTGCTTCAGTCATGTGACAGCTTCCATCTTTCCTCAGAGATGAAAAGAGATAGCAGAACAGCAGCTTTTACTAGAGGCACTTTCAGCATCACTGCTTTGACATGAGCTTACGCGAACTCTATTCATCTGCATCTCAATGTGTGCATGAATTTTTAATGGCTGAGGTTAATGGCTATTGTATGTGATTGTTTATATAGCATTTAATCCTTTAATTGGTCCTTAAATTGATCCATAAGGTGTCTACAATTGTCTTTGAGTTTTAAAGTGCACTATGGTTTTCCAAAACGTTATTATGgtcacatgttaaaatatatcaaCACGACAGCCAATATCATATGTGAATATGGACTGATGATCCCATATATTGTTTTCTCGTTTGCTTCCCTGAGGCCAGAGTgcgcttctctctctccctctctgtctctctctcccccacTTTCTTGCATTCAGGCACTACCAACAAACAACTTCAATGTCCCCTCAAGCAAGACCTTTCTACTTCCCTGAATGAACATACGGCCTCAGTCTGAGTCGGGCAGTTTGCTCAAGGCTATTGCACTTAAATCCAATTACTGCCAACACACTGATGAGACATTTCACAAGGTAGAGGAGACAGGTATTGTTGacagtgttttctttgttaaatatctttgtcAAAATGAACAGTAACATAAACCGACTCAGCTGAAATGGCAGCATGATGAATTTAAAGTGGGAAAAGTCATGCACAGTTGGgctgttttatgtgtgtttgtctgtgcgTATAGAAATAATGTgctataaattattcattattcttaTATTACATGCCACGCGGCACCCAAAACCTTTAAACCAGTGTGCAAACCGCCCCCACTCACACTCTTTTGTGACAAATTGAAAAGTTGTCTTCACCTTGaaaggttttaatttttaatgcctTGACAGAGTCAACTCGTCTGGATCAAAATGGCAAACattcacttttacatttttttgtgagaGCAGTTATTAACCCAACGTGACCAGCCAGCCTCGGTCATAATCCcgttaaacaaaaaagaattgGTTGCATTATGGATGGCATCCGGTTTGCTTCATAGaagtttaaaaataagaattCTGTACCTTTAAAATTGCAGATATTTCGGAGAACAGCCTGTTCACTTCTGCAGAAGTGTGGAGAAACACAAGCATCCATTTGCGAAATGCAGTCTGTAGTTCTTGATGTGTCAACGTAAACTAGCTGGTACAGCAAATGAGACGCTGGAAgggaaaataatatttgtaatggGCTCGTCCTGACATCGGCTTAATGCAATGAGAAATGACTTTCTATCTGTTCAGCATGGatgaacataatatttaatacatagtCTCAcacatttcaaagacaatagggtctaaaagttttgtaaattattattttctaatgtaaTCTACATTTTTCCCATTACAAGTTATAAGCATAAGAAACCTGTGTGAAAACCTGACATGAATTTTCAGAAAGTCCTGTACTGTACGTGATGTTTCccatttttgctttaatgacagcagcacttgaGCAGGTAGGACAAAACCTCATGATCCAAATCACGCATTATGATCATGAGAATGTTTTAAAGCGCATCTTTAGCTTTGGTGGAAGAAGGGTAAGCTCACCTTTGTACAAAGGAATTACAGCCAGTCTCACAAATTTTACATCATAGTCTCAACTTTTTTAATTCCCCAGATTTGGAAACTTTCTTTTCAAAAGTACATTGTATTGCACGTTATTGCACTTGCGCCTTAATAAGAACAGATCAATttgatttcactttattttagaCCACTTCAGTCCAAGAGCAATAGAAAGACTTGGCAAATGTTCAGGTACAaatgaaaaatctatttcaatAACTCCATGAGAAGAACTTCCAACATCAATGAAGCATTGAACTGCTAAAAGCTAAATAATCCTTAAAATAGATCCTCTACTCACCAATAAGAAATGCTGCTCTCATGGCCTTCATGTGGTGTGACGGTGTTGGTGGAGTATCGGTGTTAAGCACCTGTGTGAGTGAACAGCTCCGCTTCAGCTAGCTCTATTCACCCCAGCGTGACGTCACGTTGCTGATTAGTTCTCCCCCTCAGGTGCGTCGCTCCGCTGTGAATGTCACTCACCTGCACAGCTCACTGTTGCACAATATAATTGGGGACATTTCTCGGGTCAGTTGATATCCCAGCCATCTGTAGCTGTGTCGTTGATGTAGgcgaatattaaaaaaaatgttgaattgttttatgatatataaaataaatcattaactatTACTGTAGTTAAAACTAAACAGATACCACTAACCTTAGTTACAAGCATACTGTAGGTCAAAAGTCCTGACTGTTGTCTGCCCTAGTAAAagagtaagatattttaatatcagcctttaaatgcaatatatttaaagtgtaccttgCAAtggttccactttagcacaatcaaatatacttcagaaTATTTTTAGTTAGACCTTATTCCACACAATtcaagtgcattaagcacaaaattatcaaaatcaaccaatttagcagactttaagcaTACCAGTACTATTGCAGGGTACTTTGAGTGCATtacttagcacaaaataaatctatttctacatttacagtatttttcccTTGACTAGGGTATGTAGTTTAAAATAGTGTTGGACAATAGTTGCACTACACATAGTAAAGCTATGAACAGCAGGATAATGTTGAAACGCACAACAgggtttcattttcaatttcattctAAGCATAGCCCTCAGacatttctttttgcattttcagACTTTCATAAagacatttgtttaataaatgttttacacaTTAATTTAGCGGACACT
Encoded proteins:
- the gfral gene encoding GDNF family receptor alpha-like; protein product: MKAMRAAFLIASHLLYQLVYVDTSRTTDCISQMDACVSPHFCRSEQAVLRNICNFKDGSCHMTEAKVCNTTLQMMFSRSSALGQCVCSGPDPCSTLQQLYSQCQHHWAPKNKQLEAEWQASDHKEHVHRTNQSCLEEVVACLGDKSCNSRMVPFVQECNAYQCNPSQCREALRQFYSALPHNVAEKLVFCDCDREDQECQQMKASLHSGSCTSEQSQTPWTCLEALDSCSEDTLCRQIFSSYLSKCFGEKESAHETTSEWLSHLDPDFFLGHDVQCRVAFVETMGSILHHPCTCDGLHHHDQYNCNELKHIFQDKSLFILAGTKENFRHEESHEFNTGQQPTSKTSTEQQLLSGEIVQPGQFDDSSNGQRPTNESSVKQQWLSDQLFYILIYISALMVVVLFVVSLVLHRLWRIHQAAGKPTFEAHQSKSLMLSSVII